A window from Pangasianodon hypophthalmus isolate fPanHyp1 chromosome 4, fPanHyp1.pri, whole genome shotgun sequence encodes these proteins:
- the LOC113539887 gene encoding lipoamide acyltransferase component of branched-chain alpha-keto acid dehydrogenase complex, mitochondrial, whose amino-acid sequence MAAVTTMRRCFRTLRHLPQLSSRRCRPCPRLWTSGPDHVLHHPSAFSSQQWRGFRQSSVASGQVLQFKLSDIGEGIMEVTVKEWYVKEGDKVSQFDSICEVQSDKASVTITSRYDGIIRKLHYDVDAVAFVGSPLVDIETDGPQDGGHEEDVVETPAVSHEHTHQEIKGHKTLATPAVRRLAMENNVKLSEVVGTGRDSRILKEDILNFLAKQTGAILPYDDVKVPSVPAAPAKAEKPAPSPTPTVPRPVFTGKDRTEPLNGFQKAMVKTMTAALKIPHFGYCDEVDLTELVRLRSELKGLAESQGVKLSYMPFFIKAASLSLLQFPILNASVDEDCQNITYKASHNIGLAMDTVQGLLVPKVKDVQALSVFEIAAELNRLQALGSGGQLGTADLTGGTFTLSNIGTIGGTYTKPVIVPPEVAIGALGKIQILPRFDAGGELVKAHVMSVSWSADHRIIDGATMSRFSNLWRSYLERPASMLLDLK is encoded by the exons ATGGCGGCGGTGACGACAATGCGGCGCTGCTTCAGGACCCTGAGACATCTG CCCCAGTTGTCGTCCCGCCGCTGCAGACCGTGTCCCAGGCTCTGGACATCTGGACCTGATCATGTCCTCCATCACCCTTCAGCTTTCAGCTCACAGCAATGGAGAGGATTCAGACAAAGCAGTG TGGCTTCTGGACAAGTTCTTCAGTTCAAGTTGTCGGACATCGGCGAGGGTATCATGGAGGTGACGGTCAAAGAGTG GTATGTGAAGGAGGGTGATAAGGTTTCCCAGTTTGACAGCATCTGTGAGGTGCAAAGCGACAAAGCCTCCGTCACTATTACTAGCCGATATGATGGAATCATAAGGAAGCTTCACTACGACGTGGACGCAGTCGCCTTTGTCGGATCGCCTCTCGTAGACATTGAGACAGACGGGCCACAAG ATGGCGGTCATGAGGAGGACGTTGTTGAGACACCTGCAGTGtctcatgaacacacacaccaagagaTTAAAGGACATAAAACTCTGGCTACACCTGCAGTGCGACGTCTTGCCATGGAGAACAAT GTTAAGCTGAGTGAGGTGGTGGGGACAGGGAGGGACAGTCGTATCCTAAAGGAGGACATCCTCAACTTCTTGGCCAAGCAGACGGGTGCTATCCTTCCTTACGATGACGTGAAGGTGCCGTCGGTGCCAGCTGCTCCTGCCAAGGCCGAGAAACCAGCCCCGAGTCCTACACCCACCGTCCCCCGACCCGTCTTTACTGGGAAGGACAGGACAGAGCCACTCAATG GTTTTCAGAAGGCCATGGTGAAGACAATGACGGCTGCCTTGAAGATCCCTCACTTCGGTTACTGTGATGAGGTGGACCTCACTGAGCTGGTGCGATTACGCTCAGAACTGAAAGGTCTGGCTGAATCTCAGGGAGTCAAACTTAGCTACATGCCATTCTTCATTAAG GCTGCGTCTCTCAGCCTGCTGCAGTTCCCCATCCTCAACGCCTCAGTCGATGAAGACTGTCAGAACATCACGTACAAG GCATCCCATAACATCGGTCTTGCCATGGACACTGTGCAGGGTCTGCTGGTGCCCAAGGTGAAAGACGTGCAAGCTCTGAGTGTGTTTGAAATCGCAGCTGAGCTGAACCGACTGCAGGCGCTGGGCTCGGGTGGGCAGCTGGGCACGGCCGACCTGACGGGGGGCACGTTCACCCTCTCCAACATCGGCACG ATCGGAGGGACCTACACCAAGCCGGTGATCGTGCCTCCGGAGGTGGCCATCGGAGCGTTGGGAAAGATCCAG ATCCTGCCGAGGTTTGACGCCGGTGGCGAGCTGGTCAAAGCCCATGTGATGAGCGTGAGCTGGTCGGCTGATCATCGCATCATCGATGGTGCCACCATGTCCCGCTTCTCCAACCTGTGGCGCTCGTACCTGGAACGACCCGCCTCCATGCTGCTAGACCTCAAATGA
- the xpr1b gene encoding xenotropic and polytropic retrovirus receptor 1 homolog: MKFTEHLAAHITPEWRKQYIQYEAFKEMLYSAQDQAPSIEVTDEDTVKRYYAKFEEKFFQTCEKELAKINTFYSEKLAEAQRRFATLQNELQSSLDAQRESSRAPGLRPRRRAVFHLSQQERCKHRNIKDLQLAFSEFYLSLILLQNYQNLNFTGFRKILKKHDKIFETARGADWRVAHVEVAPFYTCKKITQLISETETLVTTELEGGDRQKAMKRLRVPPLGAAQPAPAWTTFRVGLYCGVFIVLMVTISITAIAKVLQLSETLPKNVWPLVRIYRGGFLLIEFLFLLGINTYGWRQAGVNHVLIFELNPRNNLSHQHLFEIAGFLGMLWCVSILSCLFSDSLKIPIQACPLALYGFFLLFLINPFKTCYYKSRFWLLKLLFRVVTAPFHRVGFADFWLADQLNSLAVVLMDLEYLICFYSVELNWLKSYDNLEINSGTCNTYSYGVRAVIQCLPAWFRFVQCLRRYRDTKRAFPHLVNAGKYSTTFFVVTFAALYKTHKADNHSDTDIFFYLLIACSIINSCYTLIWDLKMDWGLFDRNAGENTLLREEIVYPQKAYYYCAILEDVILRFAWTIPLSLGVLTSYPFITDILATVLAPLEVFRRFVWNFFRLENEHLNNCGEFRAVRDISVAPLNADDQTLLEQMMDQEDGVRNRQGKKSWKRSYSMSLRRPRLASQSKMRDTKVLIEDTDDDT, from the exons ATGAAATTTACCGAGCATTTGGCGGCTCACATCACTCCGGAGTGGAGGAAACAGTACATCCAGTATGAG GCTTTTAAGGAGATGCTGTACTCCGCCCAGGACCAGGCTCCATCGATTGAGG TCACAGACGAAGACACGGTTAAGAGATACTACGCCAAGTTCGAGGAGAAGTTCTTCCAAACATGCGAGAAGGAGCTGGCCAAAATCAACACGTTTTATTCAG AGAAACTGGCCGAGGCTCAGCGGCGCTTCGCCACGTTGCAGAACGAGCTGCAGTCGTCTCTGGACGCCCAGCGCGAAAGCAGCCGAGCCCCGGGCCTGCGGCCTCGCCGCCGTGCCGTCTTCCACCTGTCCCAGCAGGAGCGCTGCAAACACCGCAACATCAAGGACCTGCAGCTGGCCTTCAGCGAGTTCTACCTCAGCCTCATCCTGCTGCAGAACTACCAG AACCTGAACTTCACCGGTTTCCGGAAGATTCTGAAGAAGCATGATAAGATCTTTGAGACGGCGCGAGGGGCCGACTGGCGGGTCGCTCACGTCGAGGTGGCGCCCTTCTACACCTGCAAGAAGATCACTCAGCTCATTTCTGAGACAGAG ACTCTGGTTACCACTGAACTGGAAGGCGGCGACAGACAGAAAGCCATGAAAAGGCTTCGAGTGCCTCCTTTAGGTGCAGCACAG CCTGCGCCGGCGTGGACCACTTTCAGAGTCGGACTTTACTGTGGAGTCTTTATTGTATTAATGGTCACCATCAGCATCACAG CGATAGCAAAAGTGCTGCAATTGTCAGAAACCCTCCCAAAGAACGTGTGGCCGCTGGTGCGGATCTACCGGGGCGGCTTCCTGCTCATCGAGTTCCTCTTCCTGTTGGGCATCAACACGTACGGCTGGAGGCAGGCGGGCGTCAATCACGTGCTCATCTTTGAGCTGAACCCTCGCAACAACCTCTCGCACCAGCACCTGTTTGAG atcGCAGGCTTTCTCGGCATGCTGTGGTGTGTCAGCATTTTGTCCTGCCTCTTCTCCGATTCCTTAAAGATCCCAATTCAAGCCTGTCCTCTGGCACTGTACGGCTTCTTCCTGCTTTTCCTCATCAACCCCTTCAAGACATGCTACTACAAATCCCGCTTCTGGCTCCTCAAGCTGCTG TTCCGAGTGGTCACCGCTCCGTTCCACAGAGTGGGCTTTGCTGATTTCTGGCTGGCTGATCAGCTCAACTCGCTGGCCGTCGTCCTCATGGACCTGGAGTACCTGATCTGCTTCTACAGCGTGGAGCTGAACTGGCTGAAGTCCTACGATAACCTCGAGATTAATAGCG GTACGTGCAACACGTATTCGTACGGCGTGCGAGCCGTCATCCAGTGTCTGCCAGCCTGGTTCCGCTTCGTGCAGTGCCTGAGGCGTTACAGAGACACGAAGCGTGCCTTCCCTCACTTAGTTAACGCTGGCAAATACTCAACCACCTTCTTCGTGGTGACTTTTGCGGCACTCTACAAGACCCACAAAG CCGACAACCATTCAGACACGGACATTTTCTTCTACCTGCTGATCGCCTGCTCAATAATCAACTCCTGTTACACACTCATCTGGGACCTGAAGATGGACTGGGGTCTGTTCGACCGCAACGCTGGGGAGAACACGCTTCTCCGCGAGGAGATCGTCTACCCACAGAAA GCTTACTATTATTGTGCCATATTAGAAGACGTGATCTTGCGCTTTGCCTGGACCATTCCTCTCTCACTTGGGGTACTGACTTCATACCCCTTTATTACCGACATTTTGGCCACTGTTCTCGCGCCGCTGGAGGTCTTCAG ACGCTTTGTGTGGAACTTTTTCCGTCTGGAGAACGAGCATCTGAACAACTGCGGCGAGTTCCGAGCGGTGCGGGACATCTCGGTGGCTCCGCTCAACGCCGACGACCAGACGCTGCTGGAGCAGATGATGGACCAGGAGGACGGCGTCAGGAACCGGCAGGGCAAGAAGAGCTGGAAGAGGAGCTACAGCATGTCGCTGAGACGACCTCGCCTCGCCTCACA ATCAAAAATGCGAGACACCAAAGTCCTGATCGAGGACACGGACGACGACACCTGA